One window of Schistocerca cancellata isolate TAMUIC-IGC-003103 chromosome 9, iqSchCanc2.1, whole genome shotgun sequence genomic DNA carries:
- the LOC126100835 gene encoding uncharacterized protein LOC126100835 → MTESLQLDPDLQDFFSDEEEDVNQPGPSTAITNAPKKRKRVEVIADDDIDIETIPSAQPTKKERFQEKWTTEFKTFIANLLIEICIGLDKDTFSEKFSNFILTLPKNLKSTFWVIYRVLVKDSEKSLATAVLQNQASLLRTIYSTQLPSSEIRKILSNLQNHFSKANQDEIDYGTSVSKTPPDRVSTLVTTATEPTGPADVCKVDNSWLSWDDQNSSLLQKHATQKKEQISSCISVINTRQNTQYTWNEEFTKPFHFTLQLHDAERMVKLSKQRQWTAKVRDIRMYCNPNDPNDILGQHVKAIVTHSQKTLRELLNTNKTNVEINEKVFKSWYN, encoded by the coding sequence ATGACTGAATCATTGCAACTGGACCCTGACTTGCAAGACTTCTTCTCAGATGAAGAAGAAGATGTCAACCAACCAGGGCCATCAACTGCAATCACCAACGCACCCAAGAAAAGAAAACGTGTTGAGGTAATTGCAGATGACGATATTGATATAGAAACAATTCCTTCAGCTCAACCTACTAAAAAAGAACGTTTTCAAGAAAAATGGACAACCGAATTTAAAACATTTATAGCTAATCTACTAATTGAAATATGCATTGGTCTAGATAAAGACACATTCTCTGAAAAATTTTCTAACTTCATATTAACCTTACCAAAAAACTTGAAATCAACATTTTGGGTCATTtatcgtgttttggtgaaggattCAGAAAAGTCATTAGCGACTGCTGTTTTGCAAAATCAAGCCTCGTTATTACGCACCATATACTCGACACAGCTACCTTCCAGCGAAATcaggaaaattttatcaaatttgcAAAATCACTTTTCCAAAGCAAACCAAGACGAGATAGATTATGGTACATCTGTTTCGAAAACACCACCAGATCGCGTGTCCACATTGGTCACAACTGCAACAGAGCCTACAGGACCTGCAGATGTATGTAAGGTCGACAATTCGTGGCTCTCTTGGGACGACCAAAATTCGTCACTATTGCAAAAGCATGCGACTCAGAAAAAAGAGCAAATCTCTTCCTGTATCTCGGTAATAAATACGAGGCAGAACACGCAATATACATGGAACGAGGAATTCACCAAGCCTTTTCACTTCACTTTGCAATTACACGATGCGGAACGGATGGTGAAACTCAGCAAACAAAGACAGTGGACAGCAAAAGTGAGGGACATACGGATGTACTGCAATCCGAACGATCCGAACGACATTCTGGGCCAACACGTGAAAGCAATAGTGACACACTCCCAAAAGACATTGCGCGAATTACTGAATACCAACAAAACGAACGTGGAAATAAACGAAAAAGTTTTCAAGAGCTGGTACAATTAA